One genomic window of Streptomyces sp. WP-1 includes the following:
- a CDS encoding biotin carboxylase N-terminal domain-containing protein, translated as MRKVLIANRGEIAVRVARACRDAGIASVAVYADPDRDALHVRAADEAFALGGDTPATSYLDIDKVLNAARESGADAIHPGYGFLSENAEFAQAVLDAGLNWIGPPPQAIRDLGDKVAARHIAQRAGAPLVAGTSDPVSGADEVVAFAEEHGLPIAIKAAFGGGGRGLKVARTLEEVPELYDSAVREAVAAFGRGECFVERYLDRPRHVETQCLADKHGNVVVVSTRDCSLQRRHQKLVEEAPAPFLSEEQLAELYRASKAILKEASYEGAGTCEFLVGQDGTISFLEVNTRLQVEHPVTEEVAGIDLVREMFRIADGEELGYGDPELRGHSFEFRINGEDPGRNFLPAPGTVTVFDPPSGPGVRLDAGVESGSVIGPAWDSLLAKLIVTGRTRKEALERAARALDEFQVEGMATAIPFHRVVVRDAAFAPELTGSTDPFKVHTRWIETEFVNEIKPFAAPADAEADEDTGRETVVVEVGGKRLEVSLPSSLGMSLARTGLAAGAKPKRRAAKKSGPVASGDTLASPMQGTIVKVAVEEGQEVKEGDLVVVLEAMKMEQPLNAHKAGTIKGLGAEVGASITSGAAICEIKD; from the coding sequence GTGCGCAAGGTGCTCATCGCCAACCGTGGCGAAATCGCTGTCCGGGTGGCTCGGGCCTGCCGGGACGCGGGGATCGCGAGCGTTGCCGTCTACGCGGACCCGGACCGGGACGCTCTGCATGTCCGCGCTGCGGATGAGGCGTTCGCCCTGGGCGGTGACACACCGGCAACCAGCTACCTGGACATCGACAAAGTCCTGAACGCGGCCCGGGAGTCCGGCGCGGACGCCATCCACCCGGGTTACGGCTTCCTCTCGGAGAACGCCGAATTCGCGCAGGCCGTCCTCGACGCCGGTCTGAACTGGATCGGCCCGCCGCCGCAGGCCATCCGCGACCTGGGCGACAAGGTGGCGGCCCGCCACATCGCCCAGCGCGCCGGCGCGCCCCTGGTGGCCGGCACGTCCGACCCGGTCTCGGGCGCCGACGAGGTCGTCGCCTTCGCCGAGGAGCATGGCCTGCCGATCGCCATCAAGGCGGCGTTCGGCGGCGGCGGTCGCGGCCTCAAGGTCGCCCGCACTCTCGAAGAGGTGCCGGAGCTGTACGACTCGGCGGTGCGCGAGGCGGTCGCCGCCTTCGGGCGCGGCGAGTGCTTCGTGGAGCGGTACCTGGACCGTCCGCGGCACGTGGAGACCCAGTGCCTGGCGGACAAGCACGGCAATGTGGTCGTCGTGTCCACCCGTGACTGCTCGCTCCAGCGCCGCCACCAGAAGCTCGTGGAGGAGGCGCCGGCGCCGTTCCTGTCCGAGGAACAGCTCGCCGAGCTGTACCGCGCCTCCAAGGCCATCCTCAAGGAGGCCAGCTACGAGGGCGCGGGCACCTGTGAGTTCCTGGTCGGCCAGGACGGCACGATCTCCTTCCTGGAGGTCAACACCCGTCTCCAGGTCGAGCACCCGGTGACCGAGGAGGTCGCCGGCATCGACCTGGTCCGCGAGATGTTCCGCATCGCGGACGGCGAGGAACTCGGGTACGGCGACCCGGAGCTGCGCGGCCACTCCTTCGAGTTCCGCATCAACGGCGAGGACCCGGGCCGCAACTTCCTGCCCGCCCCGGGTACGGTCACCGTGTTCGACCCGCCGTCCGGTCCCGGTGTCCGCCTGGACGCCGGTGTGGAGTCGGGCTCGGTCATCGGCCCGGCGTGGGACTCGCTCCTCGCCAAGCTGATCGTGACCGGCCGCACCCGCAAGGAGGCCCTGGAGCGGGCCGCGCGGGCGCTGGACGAGTTCCAGGTCGAGGGCATGGCCACAGCGATCCCCTTCCACCGTGTGGTGGTCCGGGACGCGGCGTTCGCGCCCGAACTGACCGGCTCCACAGATCCGTTCAAGGTCCACACCCGCTGGATCGAGACGGAGTTCGTCAACGAGATCAAGCCCTTCGCCGCGCCGGCCGACGCCGAGGCGGACGAGGACACGGGCCGCGAGACCGTGGTCGTCGAGGTCGGCGGCAAGCGTCTTGAGGTCTCGCTGCCGTCCTCGCTGGGCATGTCCCTCGCCCGTACCGGCCTCGCGGCGGGCGCCAAGCCCAAGCGCCGCGCCGCCAAGAAGTCCGGCCCCGTGGCCTCCGGCGACACCCTCGCCTCCCCGATGCAGGGCACCATCGTCAAGGTGGCCGTCGAGGAGGGCCAGGAGGTCAAGGAGGGCGACCTGGTCGTCGTCCTGGAGGCCATGAAGATGGAGCAGCCCCTGAACGCCCACAAGGCCGGCACGATCAAGGGCCTGGGCGCGGAGGTCGGCGCGTCGATCACCTCGGGCGCGGCGATCTGCGAGATCAAGGACTGA
- a CDS encoding DeoR/GlpR family DNA-binding transcription regulator — MILEMVRANGAVSLRELARVVQTSEVTVRRDVRALEAEGLLDRRHGGAVLPGGFTRESGFPQKSHLATAEKTAIADLAAGLVEEGEAIVVGAGTTTQELARRLARVPGLTVVTNSLLVAQALAHANRVEVVMTGGTLRGSNYALVGSGAEQSLQGLRVSKAFLSGSGLTAERGLSTSNMLSASVDRALVQAAAEVVVLADHTKLGTDTMFQTVPTDLITRLVTDEPPGHDDRAATELQALADQGVQIAVTGANGSPGGDQVPPARRPQLPGPRRGNPLRSTSVLSDQPQPSERARVADLRRR; from the coding sequence TTGATCCTCGAAATGGTGCGAGCGAACGGTGCCGTGTCGCTCCGTGAGCTCGCCCGCGTCGTCCAGACCTCCGAAGTGACCGTACGGCGGGACGTGCGGGCACTGGAGGCGGAAGGACTCCTCGACCGCCGGCACGGCGGTGCCGTACTGCCGGGTGGGTTCACCCGGGAGTCCGGCTTCCCGCAGAAGTCGCATCTCGCGACCGCCGAGAAGACGGCGATCGCCGATCTCGCGGCCGGCCTCGTCGAAGAGGGCGAGGCGATCGTGGTCGGTGCGGGTACGACCACGCAGGAGCTGGCCCGCCGGCTCGCCCGCGTGCCCGGACTCACGGTGGTCACCAACTCCCTCCTGGTCGCACAGGCGTTGGCCCATGCGAACCGGGTGGAGGTCGTCATGACCGGCGGCACCCTGCGCGGCTCCAACTACGCGCTCGTCGGCTCCGGTGCCGAGCAGTCCCTGCAGGGGCTGCGGGTGTCGAAGGCGTTCCTGTCCGGGAGCGGGCTGACGGCCGAACGCGGGCTGTCCACCTCCAACATGCTCTCCGCCTCCGTCGACCGGGCGCTCGTGCAGGCCGCCGCGGAGGTGGTGGTCCTCGCCGATCACACCAAGCTGGGCACGGACACGATGTTCCAGACCGTGCCGACGGATCTCATCACCCGCCTCGTCACGGACGAGCCGCCCGGCCATGACGACCGCGCCGCCACGGAGTTGCAGGCCCTCGCCGACCAGGGGGTGCAGATCGCCGTGACCGGGGCGAACGGAAGCCCGGGGGGTGACCAGGTCCCGCCGGCCCGCCGCCCCCAGCTGCCGGGACCACGCCGGGGCAACCCCCTGCGCTCCACCTCCGTCCTCTCCGACCAGCCCCAGCCTTCCGAACGGGCCAGGGTCGCGGATCTCCGTCGCAGGTGA
- a CDS encoding NAD(P)H-quinone dehydrogenase: MGYVTRIVIIGGGPGGYEAALVAAQLGAEVTVVDCDGLGGASVLTDCVPSKTLIATAEVMTTFDSSYEELGIIVADDTPPLERAARVVGVDLGKVNRRVKRLALAQSHDITASVTRAGARVMRGRGRLEGMQALDGSRKVVVTVADGTEETLTADAVLIATGGHPRELPDAQPDGERILNWTQVYDLDELPEELIVVGSGVTGAEFAGAYQALGSKVTLVSSRDRVLPGEDPDAAAVLEDVFRRRGMNVMARSRAQSAKRVGDRVEVTLADGRVITGTHCLMAVGAIPNSAGLGLEEAGVKLRDSGHIWTDKVSRTTAPGVYAAGDVTGVFALASVAAMQGRIAMYHFLGDAVAPLNLKTVSSNVFTDPEIATVGYSQADVDAGKIDAKVVKLPLLRNPRAKMQGIRDGFVKIFCRPGTGIVVGGVVVAPRASELIHPISIAVDNNLTVEQIAKAFTVYPSLSGSIAEVARQLHTRKAGAEG, translated from the coding sequence ATGGGGTACGTGACTCGGATCGTGATCATCGGTGGCGGACCTGGCGGATATGAAGCGGCGCTGGTGGCCGCGCAGCTCGGCGCGGAGGTGACCGTCGTCGACTGCGACGGTCTGGGCGGCGCGTCGGTACTGACCGACTGCGTGCCGTCGAAGACCCTTATCGCGACGGCCGAGGTCATGACGACCTTCGACTCGTCGTACGAGGAACTCGGCATCATCGTCGCCGACGACACCCCGCCCCTGGAGCGGGCCGCCCGCGTGGTCGGGGTGGACCTGGGCAAGGTCAACCGACGGGTCAAGCGGCTCGCGCTGGCGCAGTCGCACGACATCACCGCCTCCGTGACGCGCGCCGGCGCGCGGGTCATGCGCGGGCGCGGACGCCTGGAGGGCATGCAGGCGCTCGACGGGTCGAGGAAGGTCGTCGTCACCGTCGCCGACGGCACCGAGGAGACCCTCACCGCCGACGCCGTGCTCATCGCGACCGGCGGTCACCCGCGCGAGCTGCCCGACGCCCAGCCCGACGGCGAGCGCATCCTCAACTGGACCCAGGTCTACGACCTCGACGAGCTGCCGGAAGAGCTGATCGTGGTCGGCTCCGGTGTGACCGGCGCCGAGTTCGCCGGCGCGTACCAGGCCCTCGGGTCCAAGGTCACCCTCGTGTCCTCCCGCGACCGGGTGCTGCCCGGCGAGGACCCGGACGCCGCCGCCGTCCTGGAGGACGTCTTCCGCCGCCGCGGCATGAACGTCATGGCCCGCTCCCGCGCGCAGTCCGCCAAGCGCGTCGGCGACCGGGTCGAGGTCACCCTCGCCGACGGCCGCGTCATCACCGGCACGCACTGCCTCATGGCCGTCGGCGCCATCCCGAACAGCGCGGGCCTCGGCCTGGAGGAGGCCGGCGTCAAGCTGCGCGACTCCGGGCACATCTGGACCGACAAGGTCTCCCGCACCACCGCGCCCGGTGTCTACGCCGCCGGTGACGTGACCGGCGTCTTCGCGCTCGCGTCCGTCGCCGCGATGCAGGGCCGGATCGCGATGTACCACTTCCTCGGCGACGCGGTGGCCCCGCTGAACCTGAAGACGGTCTCCTCCAACGTCTTCACCGACCCCGAGATCGCCACCGTCGGCTACTCGCAGGCGGACGTGGACGCGGGCAAGATCGACGCGAAGGTCGTCAAGCTGCCGCTGCTGCGCAACCCGCGCGCCAAGATGCAGGGCATCCGGGACGGCTTCGTCAAGATCTTCTGCCGGCCGGGCACGGGCATCGTCGTCGGCGGTGTGGTCGTGGCGCCGCGCGCCTCGGAACTCATCCACCCCATCTCGATCGCGGTCGACAACAACCTGACGGTCGAGCAGATCGCGAAAGCCTTCACGGTGTACCCCTCTCTCTCGGGATCGATCGCGGAGGTCGCGCGGCAGCTGCACACCCGCAAGGCGGGCGCCGAGGGCTGA
- a CDS encoding gamma-glutamylcyclotransferase encodes MSLYAAYAGNLDARLMSRRAPHSPLRATGWLNDWRLTFGGEQFGWEGALATIVEEPLAQVFVGLYDIAPMDEESLDRWDGVDLGTYRRMRVRVHTLDGEKPAWTYVLNDYEGGLPSARYLGEIADAVESAGAPHDYVMELRKRPC; translated from the coding sequence ATGTCGCTCTATGCCGCCTACGCCGGCAACCTCGACGCCCGGCTGATGTCCCGCCGCGCCCCGCACTCCCCGCTGCGCGCCACGGGCTGGCTGAACGACTGGCGGCTGACCTTCGGCGGGGAGCAGTTCGGCTGGGAGGGCGCGCTGGCGACGATCGTCGAGGAGCCGCTGGCCCAGGTGTTCGTCGGCCTGTACGACATCGCGCCCATGGACGAGGAGTCCCTCGACCGCTGGGACGGCGTGGACCTCGGCACGTACCGCCGCATGCGCGTGCGCGTGCACACCCTGGACGGCGAGAAGCCGGCCTGGACCTACGTCCTCAACGACTACGAGGGCGGCCTCCCCTCGGCCCGCTACCTGGGCGAGATCGCCGACGCCGTCGAGTCCGCGGGGGCGCCCCACGACTACGTGATGGAACTGCGCAAGCGCCCCTGCTGA
- a CDS encoding purine-nucleoside phosphorylase encodes MNASLLPDDIQGDPYAAADAAAARLRELTGAETHDVALVMGSGWAPAVDALGAPDAEFQVTELPGFPPPAVEGHGGKIRSYTFGDKRALVFLGRTHYYEGRGVAAVSHGVRTAVAAGCKTIVLTNGCGGLREGMRPGQPVLISDHINLTATSPIVGANFVDLTDLYSPRLRALCKEVDPSLEEGVYAQFPGPHYETPAEIRMARVIGADLVGMSTVLEAIAAREAGAEVLGISLVTNLAAGMTGEPLNHEEVLQAGRDSAARMGTLLAQVLQKL; translated from the coding sequence GTGAACGCATCTCTTCTTCCGGACGACATCCAGGGCGACCCGTACGCCGCCGCCGACGCCGCCGCCGCGCGCCTGCGCGAACTGACCGGGGCCGAGACCCACGACGTCGCCCTCGTGATGGGCTCCGGCTGGGCTCCAGCCGTCGACGCCCTCGGCGCTCCCGACGCGGAGTTCCAGGTCACCGAGCTGCCCGGCTTCCCGCCGCCGGCCGTCGAGGGGCACGGCGGCAAGATCCGCTCGTACACCTTCGGCGACAAGCGCGCCCTCGTCTTCCTGGGCCGTACCCATTACTACGAGGGCCGTGGCGTCGCCGCCGTCTCGCACGGCGTCCGTACGGCCGTCGCCGCCGGCTGCAAGACCATCGTGCTCACCAACGGCTGCGGCGGTCTGCGCGAGGGCATGCGCCCCGGCCAGCCGGTGCTGATCAGCGACCACATCAACCTCACGGCGACCTCGCCGATCGTGGGCGCGAACTTCGTGGACCTGACCGACCTGTACTCGCCGCGGCTGCGCGCCCTGTGCAAGGAGGTCGACCCCAGCCTCGAGGAGGGTGTCTACGCGCAGTTCCCCGGCCCGCACTACGAGACTCCGGCCGAGATCCGCATGGCCCGCGTCATCGGCGCGGACCTGGTCGGCATGTCCACGGTCCTGGAGGCCATCGCCGCGCGCGAGGCCGGCGCCGAGGTCCTGGGCATCTCCCTGGTCACCAACCTGGCCGCGGGCATGACCGGCGAGCCCCTCAACCACGAGGAAGTCCTCCAGGCCGGCCGCGACTCGGCCGCCCGCATGGGGACGCTGCTGGCCCAGGTGCTGCAGAAGCTGTAG
- a CDS encoding phospho-sugar mutase, with amino-acid sequence MHDLIARASAWLAEDPDPDTRAELAELIEAGDEKELAARFAGTLQFGTAGLRGELGAGPMRMNRNVVIRAAAGLAAYLKKNGTPHGGPDAGLVVIGYDARHKSADFARDTAAVMTGAGLRAAVLPRPLPTPVLAFAIRHLGAVAGVEVTASHNPPRDNGYKVYLGDGSQIVPPADAGIAAEIDAIASLNDVPRPESGWQTLDDAVLDAYLARTDAVLAPGSPRSARTVYTAMHGVGKDVLLAAFARAGFPEPVLVPEQAEPDPDFPTVAFPNPEEPGAMGLAFGRARATDPDLVIANDPDADRCAVAVKDGGEWRMLRGDEVGALLAAHLVRRGVQGTFAESIVSSSLLGRIAGKAGLPYEETLTGFKWIARVDGLRYGYEEALGYCVDPEGVRDKDGITAALLITELASGLKEEGRTLLDLLDDLAVEHGLHATDQLSVRVQDLSLIADAMRRLREQPPTRLAGLAITRAEDLTRGTETLPPTDGLRYTLDGARVIVRPSGTEPKLKCYLEVVVPVPDRAGLPAAHARAKELLEAVKRDLSAAAGI; translated from the coding sequence GTGCACGATCTGATCGCGCGGGCCAGCGCATGGCTCGCCGAGGACCCCGACCCGGACACCCGCGCCGAACTCGCCGAGCTGATCGAGGCCGGCGACGAGAAGGAGCTGGCGGCACGTTTCGCCGGCACCCTCCAGTTCGGCACCGCCGGCCTGCGCGGTGAACTCGGTGCCGGTCCGATGCGCATGAACCGCAATGTCGTCATCCGCGCCGCCGCCGGCCTCGCCGCGTACCTGAAGAAGAACGGCACCCCCCACGGGGGCCCCGACGCCGGCCTGGTCGTCATCGGCTACGACGCCCGTCACAAGTCCGCCGACTTCGCCCGCGACACCGCCGCCGTGATGACCGGCGCCGGTCTGCGTGCCGCCGTACTCCCCCGCCCGCTGCCCACCCCCGTGCTCGCCTTCGCGATCCGGCACCTGGGCGCGGTCGCGGGCGTGGAGGTCACCGCCAGCCACAACCCGCCCCGGGACAACGGCTACAAGGTGTACCTGGGCGACGGCTCCCAGATCGTGCCCCCGGCCGACGCGGGCATCGCCGCCGAGATCGACGCGATCGCCTCCCTGAACGACGTACCTCGCCCGGAGTCCGGCTGGCAGACCCTGGACGACGCGGTCCTGGACGCCTATCTCGCCCGTACCGACGCCGTACTGGCCCCCGGCTCCCCCCGTTCCGCCCGCACCGTCTACACCGCCATGCACGGCGTCGGCAAGGACGTCCTCCTCGCCGCCTTCGCCCGCGCCGGCTTCCCGGAGCCCGTGCTGGTCCCCGAACAGGCCGAGCCCGACCCGGACTTCCCGACGGTCGCCTTCCCCAACCCGGAGGAGCCGGGCGCGATGGGCCTGGCGTTCGGCCGGGCCCGCGCGACCGACCCCGACCTGGTCATCGCCAACGACCCGGACGCCGACCGCTGCGCCGTGGCCGTCAAGGACGGCGGCGAGTGGCGGATGCTGCGCGGCGACGAGGTCGGCGCGCTGCTCGCCGCCCACCTGGTGCGCCGGGGCGTCCAGGGCACCTTCGCGGAGTCGATCGTCTCCTCCTCCCTGCTCGGCCGGATCGCCGGCAAGGCGGGGCTGCCGTACGAGGAGACGCTCACCGGCTTCAAGTGGATCGCCCGCGTCGACGGTCTGCGCTACGGCTACGAGGAGGCCCTCGGCTACTGCGTGGACCCCGAGGGTGTGCGCGACAAGGACGGCATCACCGCGGCCCTGCTGATCACCGAACTGGCGTCCGGGCTGAAGGAGGAGGGCCGCACCCTCCTCGACCTTCTGGACGACCTCGCCGTCGAGCACGGTCTGCACGCCACCGACCAGCTGTCCGTGCGCGTGCAGGACCTCTCCCTGATCGCCGACGCGATGCGCCGCCTGCGCGAGCAGCCCCCGACGCGGCTGGCGGGCCTGGCCATCACCCGGGCGGAGGACCTGACCCGGGGCACGGAGACGCTGCCGCCGACGGACGGCCTGCGCTACACCCTGGACGGCGCCCGTGTCATCGTCCGGCCCAGCGGCACCGAGCCGAAGCTGAAGTGCTATCTGGAGGTCGTCGTACCGGTTCCGGACCGGGCCGGCCTCCCGGCAGCGCACGCCCGCGCGAAGGAACTCCTGGAGGCCGTCAAGCGCGACCTCTCCGCGGCCGCCGGCATCTGA
- a CDS encoding PH domain-containing protein, whose translation MTTPDNKPPASQPPVPAVKDRIYRSPMGLAGGLLLLAVVAWLGCDALFNGHGRTPWLALATMILVLPLVIAFTLRPAVFANEERLRIRNPYRVITVPWTEVEALRSSFTNEVRTKSGAKYQLWAVPVSLRGRKKAERRAASAARRSATGSAGLGGGIGARGVGFGGLAARGADVGPSRAEGDKVMDDLRDLLDRRGNEEPAQGGTTIRWAYEVAAPTLAGAVLLVILLATGG comes from the coding sequence ATGACGACCCCGGACAACAAGCCACCCGCGTCGCAGCCTCCGGTGCCCGCCGTGAAGGACCGGATCTACCGCTCGCCGATGGGGCTCGCGGGCGGCCTGCTGCTGCTCGCGGTCGTCGCCTGGCTGGGCTGCGACGCGCTGTTCAACGGCCACGGCCGCACCCCGTGGCTCGCGCTGGCCACGATGATCCTGGTGCTGCCGCTGGTGATCGCCTTCACGCTGCGCCCGGCCGTGTTCGCCAACGAGGAACGGCTGCGGATCCGCAACCCGTACCGGGTGATCACCGTGCCGTGGACCGAGGTCGAGGCGCTGCGCTCCAGTTTCACCAACGAGGTGCGCACCAAGTCCGGCGCCAAGTACCAGCTGTGGGCCGTCCCCGTGTCGCTGCGCGGCCGCAAGAAGGCCGAGCGGCGGGCGGCGTCCGCGGCACGGCGGTCGGCGACGGGCAGCGCGGGGCTCGGCGGCGGGATCGGCGCCAGGGGCGTCGGCTTCGGCGGGCTCGCCGCCCGCGGCGCCGACGTCGGGCCGAGCCGCGCGGAGGGCGACAAGGTCATGGACGACCTGCGCGACCTCCTGGACCGGCGCGGGAACGAGGAGCCCGCCCAGGGCGGTACGACGATCCGCTGGGCCTACGAGGTGGCTGCGCCGACGCTGGCGGGCGCCGTGCTGCTGGTGATCCTGCTGGCGACCGGCGGCTGA
- the deoC gene encoding deoxyribose-phosphate aldolase gives MPTTAPPAHALADVTASDSTLRRFLHGLPGVDTVGLEARATSLGTRSIKTTAKAYAIDLAISMVDLTTLEGADTPGKVRALGAKAVHPDPTDRTAPTTAAVCVYPDMVAVAKEAVAGSGVKVASVATAFPAGRAALDVKLADVRDAVAAGADEIDMVIDRGAFLAGKYLKVYDEIVAVKEACGTSARLKVIFETGELSTYDNIRRASWLGMIAGADFIKTSTGKVAVNATPANTLLMLEAVRDFRAQTGIQVGVKPAGGIRTSKDAIKFLVLVNETAGQDWLDNHWFRFGASSLLNDLLMQRQKLATGRYSGPDYVTVD, from the coding sequence ATGCCCACCACTGCACCCCCCGCACATGCGCTCGCCGACGTCACCGCGTCCGACAGCACGCTGCGCCGCTTCCTGCACGGGCTGCCCGGCGTCGACACGGTCGGCCTGGAGGCGCGCGCCACGTCGCTCGGCACCCGTTCCATCAAGACCACCGCGAAGGCGTACGCCATCGACCTCGCCATCTCGATGGTCGACCTGACGACGCTGGAAGGCGCGGACACCCCGGGCAAGGTCCGGGCGCTCGGCGCCAAGGCCGTCCACCCCGATCCGACCGACCGCACCGCCCCGACCACGGCCGCGGTCTGCGTCTACCCGGACATGGTGGCCGTCGCCAAGGAGGCCGTCGCCGGTTCCGGCGTCAAGGTCGCCTCGGTCGCCACCGCCTTCCCGGCCGGCCGCGCCGCCCTCGACGTGAAGCTGGCCGACGTGCGGGACGCCGTCGCCGCGGGCGCCGACGAGATCGACATGGTCATCGACCGCGGCGCGTTCCTCGCGGGCAAGTACCTGAAGGTGTACGACGAGATCGTCGCCGTCAAGGAAGCCTGCGGGACGAGCGCCCGGCTGAAGGTCATCTTCGAGACCGGCGAGCTGTCGACGTACGACAACATCCGCCGCGCCTCCTGGCTCGGCATGATCGCCGGCGCCGACTTCATCAAGACCTCGACGGGCAAGGTCGCCGTCAACGCGACGCCCGCCAACACCCTTCTGATGCTGGAGGCGGTGCGCGACTTCCGCGCCCAGACCGGCATCCAGGTCGGCGTGAAGCCGGCCGGCGGCATCCGCACCAGCAAGGACGCCATCAAGTTCCTCGTCCTGGTCAACGAGACGGCGGGCCAGGACTGGCTGGACAACCACTGGTTCCGCTTCGGCGCCTCCTCGCTGCTCAACGATCTGCTGATGCAGCGTCAGAAGCTGGCCACCGGCCGTTACTCCGGCCCCGACTACGTGACGGTGGACTGA
- a CDS encoding aldehyde dehydrogenase family protein, whose product MASASAFEYAPAPESRSVVDIAPSYGLFIDGEFTDATGGKVFKTVSPSTEEVLSEVAEASEEDVDRAVKAARKAFERWSALPGAERAKYLFRIARIIQERSRELAVLETLDNGKPIKETRDADLPLIAAHFFYYAGWADKLDHAGFGAEPRPLGVAGQVIPWNFPLLMLAWKIAPALATGNTVVLKPAETTPLSALFFADICRQAGLPKGVVNIVTGDGRAGAALVAHPDVNKVAFTGSTAVGKAIARTVAGTRKKLTLELGGKGANIVFDDAPIDQAVEGIVNGIFFNQGQVCCAGSRLIVQESIQDELLDALKRRLSTLRLGDPLDKNTDIGAINSAEQLARITALADAGEAEGAERWSPACELPDAGYWFAPTLFTNVTQAHTIAREEIFGPVLSVLSFRTPDEAVAKANNTQYGLSAGIWSEKGSRILAVASKLRAGVVWSNTFNKFDPTSPFGGYKESGFGREGGRHGLEAYLDV is encoded by the coding sequence ATGGCATCCGCATCCGCATTCGAGTACGCACCGGCGCCCGAGTCCCGCTCCGTCGTCGACATCGCGCCCTCCTACGGCCTGTTCATCGACGGCGAGTTCACCGACGCGACCGGCGGCAAGGTCTTCAAGACCGTCTCGCCGTCCACCGAGGAGGTGCTGTCGGAGGTCGCCGAGGCCTCCGAGGAGGACGTCGACCGCGCCGTGAAGGCCGCCCGCAAGGCCTTCGAGAGGTGGTCCGCACTGCCCGGCGCCGAGCGCGCCAAGTACCTGTTCCGCATCGCCCGGATCATCCAGGAGCGCAGCCGCGAACTGGCCGTCCTGGAGACGCTGGACAACGGCAAGCCGATCAAGGAGACCCGCGACGCGGACCTCCCGCTGATCGCGGCCCACTTCTTCTACTACGCGGGCTGGGCGGACAAGCTCGACCACGCGGGCTTCGGCGCCGAGCCGCGGCCGCTGGGCGTGGCCGGCCAGGTCATCCCGTGGAACTTCCCGCTGCTGATGCTGGCCTGGAAGATCGCCCCGGCGCTCGCGACCGGCAACACGGTCGTGCTGAAGCCCGCCGAGACCACCCCGTTGTCCGCCCTGTTCTTCGCGGACATCTGCCGCCAGGCGGGCCTGCCCAAGGGTGTCGTCAACATCGTGACCGGTGACGGGCGCGCCGGCGCCGCCCTGGTCGCGCACCCGGACGTGAACAAGGTCGCGTTCACGGGTTCGACGGCGGTCGGCAAGGCGATCGCGCGGACCGTGGCCGGCACGCGCAAGAAGCTCACCCTCGAACTCGGCGGCAAGGGCGCGAACATCGTCTTCGACGACGCCCCGATCGACCAGGCCGTCGAGGGCATCGTGAACGGCATCTTCTTCAACCAGGGCCAGGTCTGCTGCGCCGGCTCGCGGCTGATCGTCCAGGAGTCGATCCAGGACGAGCTGCTGGACGCGCTCAAGCGCCGCCTGTCCACACTGCGCCTGGGCGACCCCCTGGACAAGAACACCGACATCGGCGCGATCAACTCCGCGGAGCAGCTGGCCCGGATCACCGCGCTGGCCGACGCGGGCGAGGCGGAGGGCGCCGAGCGCTGGTCCCCCGCCTGCGAACTGCCGGACGCCGGTTACTGGTTCGCGCCGACGCTCTTCACGAACGTCACCCAGGCCCACACCATCGCCCGCGAGGAGATCTTCGGCCCGGTGCTGTCGGTCCTCTCCTTCCGCACCCCGGACGAGGCGGTCGCCAAGGCGAACAACACGCAGTACGGCCTGTCGGCGGGCATCTGGTCCGAGAAGGGCTCCCGCATCCTGGCCGTCGCGAGCAAGCTGCGCGCCGGTGTCGTCTGGTCCAACACGTTCAACAAGTTCGACCCCACCTCGCCGTTCGGCGGCTACAAGGAGTCGGGCTTCGGCCGCGAGGGCGGCCGCCACGGCCTGGAGGCGTACCTCGATGTCTGA